TCGACTTGAGAAATACCACAGACTTTGCCGTCTTGGACATGTATCGCACACTCTAACCTCTACAAAAGCAACGACGCATGCGTTTCTTCATTTCATATGGGCGAGCTGGCGTCTCGTCTTTTACGGAGGGTGCTTCCTACCTACTCATTTATTTATTACTTCACACGATCACCACAAATTCACGACTCTAAACGCCTCTTGACGAGCTATTACTTCTTGACTGTTTGCTATCTAGTTATCATTTCATGGAGCATTGTATCAACATCTTCATCACTGTATCGTTATCTCTATACATTTTTATGCTTTTCGACATGAATCCCGATTTGGCAAGGTCGTTACCGTTTCGGGTATCATTTATATTTGATGACATACCTTCGTCCAAGAGACTATGAGTTGAATACTTAAAGCTTGAATAGTAAGAGCACTGTAGTAATAGTAAATGTCGGCATGTGTAGGATAGCGTGGTCTACCTGTAAACAGAACGGCATgatgaaaagaaaatgaaatcaacCAATGGGCTGTCCAACCGTCCATATCTACCATCTGACGGTTTCAACCTCTCATGCTCACTGATATTGACATGCGAGCTGGACTGATGCTCATCGCGCCGAGCGACTCCCCGAGCCCCCCATCATCGTCAGATTTCTGAGCATTCTTCTCCCTGGGTACATCCAGCCCACCGCTTCTGAAATCATCATACTGATCGCTGGACAACtgatcctcttcttcatccacgTCAgattcatcatcgtcatcgtcatcgcttTCGATAGCCACAGACGACCATTCCCGGTATACACCCTgaatgaaagcatttgattTAGGTAGACGATACGGGTCGAATGGGAAGAATGTGTTTAGTTCGGCATTGGCAGGTTGATACAGCAACTTTGCTTGTAGCAGGGTCAATGAGGACAAAAGGCTTTCAGACGAGCCATTGGAGAGCCGTGGACGAGGTCCAGATGCGGAAGTGCCTGATATAGACGCGAAGGACATGTCGTTGCGCTTGTTCATCTCGAGCATAGTGTAGCAGTAGATAAAATCGGTTGCTTGCGCTACCCGTGCAAATTGCATAACAACGTTAGATGAGCAAACCTATTAAACCGATTAAAACTAAAAGCGTTTTACAaaaacaatgacaacataCCTTGAGGGGATTCAAGATCGAGGTGACGACTCTCTTTAGCACACTAAGCTCTGGCATCCATTTGTCTTTTGCAGGTGTCTTCCTCGTTCTTCCATCCAAGTCCAGATCCAAATCCACGTACGAGTCGTCCAGATCGTCATCACCGCCTAACAAATCTCGCCATCGGAAACAGAAAATAAGAAAGACAGCCTGGGTGACGGCATAAAATACGGTGTGTTGTCCAGACGCTAATATTGCACTgagtgcagcagcagcattcACACTCGACGGCGCAGACTCCGATCCGAACCCAAGCCCCAATCTGACATCCGCTTCGACGCCGTCCAGATGACTCCGAAGGTACTCACACAGCACGCTGACAACACGACGTGTTCCATCCCGATCGACGAAGGTGGCGCGACTGACAAAACTGCCAATATATGACGCAGCAGCTGCCCGTGTTAGTTCGGGGGTCATTGTGTGTGGTTGACTGTTGGAGGTGGACTCTTCACCGTCTCCAAAAGAGTCGTTATGGGTATGGGGAGAGAATCCACCAGAGGAAGGCATCAAAGCACGCTCAACCAACATACCCTGAAAGATATCCGCGAATTCGGGGTCAAGAGACGCAAACCAGAAAACGAGAAATTGTGTATAGCGCGATTTGAAGGTACGCAAAATCGTGCGGTCAAAGATGGATAATAGAGATTGGAATTGTGAATGTAAGGATGTTTTAGTTCCGGATAATTTCGATAGTTTGACCTTGGAAGAACTTGTCTCTGTGGTAGGAGCAGAAATCTCAGTAGAAGCAGTGAGATCAAGAGATTGTCTGCTTGATAGAAAATCGGTTGGTGTTAAAGGGTTCGATTCGAGAGGGGGTAGTGGTGGCAATTCAAGAGGTGACATGGGCCGTGAATCTGTACTAATGCTACTAGCACCTTTACTCCTCTCAAAATGTTCGAAAAGCAATGTTAAAATGGCGTCCAGTTTTTTCACCATTTCTTGAATATGCTTGACGTTCATGGGCACTTCGATACGGCGTGACAGATCAAAATCGTCCATGTCTCCCGCTTCAGAAGAAAGATCACTGAAGTTGTCGTCGCTTTCATCATCAGAGTCGTCTGTGTCCGATGCCGAGGAAGAGACTTCTTGGCCGAGTACGATGTCGAAAGGGTCCAGTTCAAACACATCTTCGTCGCCCTcattctcctcttcctccaattcttcaagttcaatcTGAATTTCAACCTGCGAGATGTGGTAAGCGTTAGCAGTGACTTTACAAATCCTTGACTCCAGCTCACGTCAATTTGGATGGCACGATCCACAATGGTGGCAAGGATTTTATCGGCTAGCTCTGGACAGTATCCTGACACCCGGAGCAAATTTCGAATATAAGTCGTTTGTGCTACCTGATTTTGTCTTTTGTGGGGAAAGTGGCGAACGAGAAGAGGTTGGAGGGTAGAAGGTAAGGTCGGCACGAGGGACAGGATATGCCTGAGAAGGAAATGCACTCTGTCGTAAATTACTCTGCGGGTCAACGGGGCACTCGAGGTAGATGGTATACCAGCATCGAGGGCTTGTAGTCCAGATTCTATTTATGGTACGCAGATTAATTCCACACAAATACTGTGATCAAACAAGAACTCACGGTATGTAAAGCCATGTGCAATCTTGGCCAACACGAGGGAAAGATATTCCGGCCTAGCACTCAGGAGCATACCAATGAAGACGGTGAACGACTTCACGGTGGCGCTGTCAAAAGTTGTCCATGGCATATTCACGATGGCATCGACGAGTGCTGAATGTGTCTTTTCCAGGCGAGACACGACATGTGAGAGGGCTAATAGCCACAGACGGATCTGTGCAGGATCAAATTGGCTTGAGTGCTGAGATGAGGACGATGGCGAGATATTGAATTGGGAAACGAGTTCATCGAAAGTATCTGACACGCCCTAGTCAAATGTCGGTTGTTTGACACGGGTGAAAAGGGTAGATTGGACGCACGTTTGCCTTTTGTTGGAGCGCATTTGTGACCACTGATAGATACATATCGCGcttgaacatctcatcttgTTTGACACGGGAGTTTGTTGCGATCGGTCGTCGAATGAGGAGATTTGTGGTGGCAGACGAGTGGGACGCTGTCTTTCGTGGAGGAGGCACCTTGGAGGACTCTGGTTTCTGGGAGGGCTGTGGAGGCATGGAATCGATATTCCTCGACAATGGACCTGCTTTCGGGGTTCTGTGGTTGAATTGAGACCGCCGTGAATGAGGATCCATgtctttgtattttttgggaggaagagaacaTGTCGGGACCGCGACCAAAAAAGTGGGAATCATTACGTCAGCATGTGTCATTAACGGTGTTGGGCGTGACTGGGCCTCAACACGACCACAACCGCTGCAATGTCGTCCCCGGCCACCGCATTTTCTTCAGCACACAGACTCTATGTCAAGTCCCTCTACAGACGCTCCCTCAAGAATGCCTTAGACTGGACCATTAGACGCGATCTTTGGAGGGCGGAGGCCATGCAAATCAGAGCCGAGTTCGAGGCCAACCGGTGAGAGCCTCTTGGGCAGCCCTGCGTGGTAGAACTTGGTTGAGCGGCTTTGGCAGAGACATACACGATCCCAGGTTGCTTGCCCGAGTTTTGGAACAGGCTGAGGCCCGTCTGGCCGAGTTCAAGCACCCTGACCCAGTTATTGGTGAGATATCTTTTCTTGGGACTGGTTTTGCACCTGCTCAATTGGGAAATCAGCACCGACCGCTCCCGGTGGTACGAAATGGTTCGTATTTTTGCTTCATTCAATACACAGATGCTGATATATAAACCAGGGAACGCAACCTACCGGTAGGTATTCTTCCGCGTACACAATCGCGGACTTACTGACGGATGGATAGCCTAGCACAGCACCAGTGTACGACCACGAGGCGGGGGGACACCACTAGTAGTAGAATCACATGACTGTAGTACACAATATATCGCTcttgcctcttcctcttctcagcttctcctcctcatcgaTGAACTATATTCGCGGCGCAGTCAGCGCAATAAGCGCCCCGTACCAGTACTACAAAGATCTCCCCCCAATTAACCCCTCCACCCTGACCGGTGCCATCGACGTCATTGTCATCCGTCGACCTACAGACAACGGCGAATCTGAATTGGTTTGTTCCCCGTTTCACGTACGCTTCGGTAAATGGCAGGTCTTGAGACCAAGTGAGAAGAAAGTCAATGTCTTTGTCAATGGAAACCCAATTCCGTTCAATATGAAGATTGGTGAGGCTGGCGAGGCCTTCTTTGTTTTCGAgaccgacgacgacgtcCCCGAGGATCTTATAACCTCACCTATTCTGCAGCCCACCATGCCTGACGAAACACCGACTGGAAATGCATCGAACCAAGATCCTGTTGACACAGACCGCTTCGCCGCCAAGCAAGATGAGGAGTCACAGAATCTCCAAGCACCATCAGACTCGGTCGAGAGTGAACTCGGAAGCACGCGCGTCGAACCCGACTTTCTTGACCTCGACGGAAGAACACAGGAAGAAGATACTAGTCCAGATGACGTGCGTACTACTCCGAAGCAAAAACACAACCTCCCCTCTGCGTTGCGGAAAAGTGGGTCTCGGGCGACTATAAATCAGAGTTCCGTTACGTCTTTGCCGtcccctcctccatcccCAGGTTATGAAATTGAGCGATCGCGTACGCCAGCCATGGAGGCACAAGACGCACGCGTCGACGTAGCTCTTAAGAGGCTCAATTCGGAGGTTCATGTTCCTGAAGTGGAGTACCACCATGGTCTGTTCGGTACGCGTTTCTACTGAATGTAACTAATGCGTCTGCTTGCGTAGATGTTACTCTCGACATGGAGGGATATAAATCAGGATACCATGACCGTATAGCATCTGACAAAACGGTCAGATCCTCTGgttctctttctccctcAAAGCCGAATTCGAAAGAACAAGTCGCATTTCCTCGGAAAACGGATTCCTCGACACCATCCCTCCCATCAGATACACCATATCTTGTTCTCCCGCATACGCAATCTTCAATACAGTCATCGTCTGTATCTTCGCCATCTCCCTCACCATCCCCAACTTCAGCAGGATCGCGTTCGCCTATTGCTTCAGCCCAACCATTTTTCCGTGCAACATCTGAACCACCTCCAGATATTGAATCTGAGAATGAACCGGTAAcatccttctccctctctcctCAAACTCAAGCTGGCGAGCATCAAATGCCTGTACAAGAATACTCTTGGGAATGGGGTGCATTTCCACAGCCATCTCCTCGAAAAGCCTCGTTTGGGAAGGGCGGTAGAATCGAATTACCACATTGGCGTTCAGCAGTCAGGTCTAAAAGTGGATTTAACGACAAGAAGGGAGGTTCAATTTTTCTGGAATTGCCCCCTATGGCTAGCAGATTTGGGAATGGAATACCTGAGGACGGCATGGATGAGATTATTCTGAGGATACCGGGTGGAAATGGCAGCACAGGACGTAGTAGAAGTGTTCCACCACGTTATTTGGACAATTCGGCGAAGAACGAGCGAAAAGGAAGTCGAGAGTATAAAGAATATGAGGATGCCAATAGTCCAggtgaagaaaatgaagaaaggGGAAGAAGCGCCCGCTTTTGGGAGAAGCAAGTTGTAGGGTCATCAGAACCTGAAGAAGACAGCAATACCAACGGTGTGTATGGAGTAGGAGGGACATTGAGCCCAAGTAAGAATGACCCTACAATGTTTGTGCTCAGCATTGAAGGCAGAAAAATCGGGTTTCAATTAAGCTTGGTTCCTCTTGGTGAAATATCCGAGTCTAGCAAGGATACTAGCAAGACGAAGCAAAGATTCCAAGACGAGTTTGAGGTAGCAAGACAATTTGATCGCTTCCGAGTAGATTGGCCAAGGTTTATTGAGGACGAAAGTATAGTCAGCGACCCACGACTAGTTATTCGGTGGGCAGGCAATCATCAGTGCGTCTTTTCACTTTGAACAAATTTTATCATATTTCTGACAGTTTTACAGGTATATTACCCGAAGTGATGGGTCTCCACTCATGGATTCTCTCATAATATGGCGGTCGTCGGTTATCCGCAAACGTGAATCAGGCGATTCTCTTCGTCCAGTCTCTCCCCCACCACCGCCTGCAGAGACAAGTGTTGTCAGCGAGGACGAATTGTCATATGAACCCTCAGAGCAGAAGTCGCACGGGCGAGCAAAGTCGGAATCTCCTTCAGCTGCTGATATACGGCAGCAAGACGAGAAAGCTGAACCAGCCTCCCAAGGCCAAGGTTCTGCACCCAAACCGACGTCCTCGTCATGGGTGCAATGGTGGAATAGGAGTCGCAGAAAGGATGCCTCTGATGCCAAAGGATATAGTAATGTTCTAAACCCCGTAAGTTTCTTCTCCCTTTTGAGTTGTAGCTTATAGTGTCTAACGCACAATGCTGAAGAAAAATGACACCTCCACATCGTCGTTACCCCTTCCAGCTAGCAATACTTTCCTCAAAGACAACCGGAAGAGTATTTCAGAAGACGTTGTAACAAAATCTAGTGCGGCTTCAGCATTCATGCAACAAACTCCCGATGGCGGTCTTCGTCCTTCGCATGCCAAATCACCCAGCGATGCTGCTTCTGTTCATTCATCAAGTCCGCCAAATCCACCAATTCCCTCCAAAAGATTTGCTAAGACCCTGAGACTGACGTCAGACCAACTCGTGAGGTTGTCCCAAATTTCAATCGCCAACATTTTGATGACATCGACATTTAGAAATCGCTCAATCTGAGGTCAGGTCCTAATTCCATCACATTTTCTCTATCAGCTTCCGGTGCAATCGCAGCCACTGCTCGGATTTTTGTCTGGGATTCAACGGACCTTGTCGTCATTTCTGACATTGACGGCACAATCACCAAGTAGGCCAAGTTATTTGTGTATTCCATTTTGTAAAAAAAAGCTAATGTTAAATGTTACTGGAATCTAGGTCCGATGGGCTTGGACACGTTTTTGCAATGATTGGGCGAGACTGGACCCATCTCGGTGTAGCAAAGCTTTACACTGATATAACTCGGAACGGCTATAAAATAATGTATCTCACTTCTCGAGCTATTGGACAGGCAGATGCCACACGAGATTATCTTAAGGGTATCAAACAAAATAACTATCAACTTCCCGAAGGACCAGTAATTATGAGCCCTGATCGTTTGATGGCTTCTTTACATCGGTGCGCAGAATGTTACAGTCTTTGAGCGGTTTGCTGATTCCTATTTATCTTATAGGGAAGTGATCATGCGTAAACCTGAATTGTTTAAGATGGCTTGCCTACGTGatatccaacgcctcttcgGAGAATCTGCACGCAACCCTTTCTATGCAGGCTTCGGGAATAGAATTACTGATGCCCTGTCTTACCGAAGTGTCAATGTTCCCAGTGCCAGAATATTCACCATCGATAGCAGTGGGGAAGTGAAGATGGAGCTTTTGGAATTAGCTGGTTACAAATCTTCGTGAGTATAACATCCTTATTTATTTAAAAGGGAGTTGTCTTAAATAAAGCAATCTAGATATATTCATATGACGGACCTTGTAGATCAGATGTTCCCGCCGATCCATCGAAAGTGGACTCCTGAATATACAGATTTCAACTATTGGAAAACTCCTGTCCAAGATTTCCCACTCCCAGACATGTCTCCCCCGTCTCCTGCCCTTAGCGCACGCTCTGATACCTCCAATCAAAGCGCTTTAGCAAGACTACGAAATTTCAGTCTGGGAGCAAACAATAACCCACGACCATATGCCACTGACAGTCAGCCATTGTCTAGTGGTGACGGTTACCGTAGCTCGCATCTGCGACAAATGTCGTCTTTCGAGAAGCTAAGCTCGACTTTGGGATTCATGACGCGGGTCAACGGTGATCCATATCGTCGCAGTGCAAGTCCTgaatcgtcatcttcatatATTGAATCggatgacgaagacgatgaaggaGAGCTGGGCGTTGATGGTCAGAGACGAAAAAGAaataggaggaggagcatgACCAGTATGCCTGGAACACTGGATGAAAGTCACTTCGGTATGGATGAGGACGACGGAGAAGAGGGTGAGCAACATGTAGGTcacgaagatgacgacgatgagggTGCATACGAGGGTGAAGAGAACCCAGAAGAGGAGGCAGAAGAAGcatttgatgatgatttaCTTGCTGCTGGTGAAATGCAAAATGTGCCATTTTTGTAATGGCTTCGATTTCGCTATGCTGAACCATGCAATTGCTTTAACGTAATCTACTGTCATTTCGCATATCCATTATTTAGATTTATCACCTTAATAGAGACCCTAGGATACAATTCGCATACATTATATTTTTGCAACATTACAAGGAACACTTGAAGGCACATACTGTACACAAATCCTTTGGTATATGAAACAAATTTATAAATACATTAGGTATACGTTGAGGTTCCAAGTGAATGTCATTATGATCGTCCTCCAGCATTGGCTCCATCGAAAAATATTTTACTGAGCGGTCGTGCCGGACGCATCCTACGCTGTCCCTCCTTCATATCCTTAATAGCCTGATCTAGGTCCCCACGACCAAACGATCGTTTCCCAATAGTTAAACCCTGTTGAGAGTCTTCTGGTATCTCGAGTCTGGCCTTTGCCTCTCCATTAGAGATAACTTTGAGAGTCTGTGGAAGTATATTTAGAATAACCATGTGAAGGATAACGTTGCTAGTAATCCTCACAGAATTGGGTGTCTTCTCAGTATCCTCCGCGACAGTCGGGAGTACGGGAGGCGATAATGTCTTCAACTTCATCTCAGCTTCATGTACTTCCAAAGCACATTTCTGGGAGGCAATTAGATAGTAGACCGGCACATTCAGTTATCACTTACCTGAAGGGACGAGGAAAATGATGTTACGAGGCCCAGGAAATCTTCTGGTTTTGGCGCATCGGGAGAATCTGGAGTTTCCCCATAGTATGTAAGCAATAGACGAAGCTCAGCCTCTATAGCTTGTCCCATGTGCTTCAAAGCGTCAACGGTTTGCGCATTTTCATGGACAAAGGGCTTCCAGGAACAATCAGGAATGCATTCTGTTTATATATAAAGAAACACACCTGCATGACTTCGATGAAGCGATCATTCTTTGGAATGGATGGGTTTCCATGATAATTTTGAATTTCTTCATTTATCTGCCCCAAACCAGTAACCAATGTGTTTACTGTCTGTAAAGCAACCTGGACCGAAACTGGATGGTTTAAAAGTATCAGATCGCTAGCAGGAGAAGAAGGGTATGAATATTTACCCCGAGCGGCTGCCTCTATGCTAGGCAGTTCATCGATGAAATTTATGAGCGAGGGGTCTTTCCTCAGGAGAACTCGGGCAAGATAGTGTAAAAGAGTTGGGCAATCTGGCCCTCCCTTAGTTGTCCTAGTCTCAATGAGCTGCAAAACAATCAGGACACggtcaagaaaaaaataaaatttgtCCCGCTTGCTGACCTTCAATAAAGAATTGAGTTGGAAACCTTTCGCTCCTCCTCGGAATGTGGCCCCGTTAAGTGTATTGCCCAGAAGAAGGACAATCTAAAAGCAATGATTGAGCAATGCACCTTTTAAATATCATTCGTGCATCCTACTCGAAGAATTTGCTTGAATTTAACCGCAGAGCGCAACTCCAAAGATGCATTCCGAAGAACATTCAAATCCGGTCGGATTTCTTCTATGTCTAAGTCAAGGTTGCGTCGGTATTGCATGCAATTCAAACGTTCAGACAGTCGAGGAATTGTCATGATCTTTGCAGACTGTGTGAGACAAAAGGCAACAGCACAATGTTGTAAACAAACCTCATGAAAATATTGATCAGCTTTCGATAATTTGCTTATGTCGTCAAATGACCTAAGGCGTTCCATCTTGGACTGAGTTAGTAGACACCAGACAGGACGCAGATTATATACATACCTCTTCTGCCGTAGGGAGTTGTTTACTCAGGGCTTTGAGGGCATCAAGAGAGAGCGCAGCGTCATCGATCTCAAGCAAGGATCTACGAATTTGTGGACAATCGAGCTTGATTCTTGAAAGCATAATAGCTTTCATACAAAGTAATCAGCGAAAAAACTTGTATGTAGTTGAAAGTACATACAAACGTTGTTCGCGCGGGTAATATCCAAGACAGTCGCTACATTTTGCTTCTTGATGGCCTCTTTTTGTGGAGAATTGGTCGGATTAGCATCAAGGATAAATGTTGACTCCAGGTCTGATAGATCTACTTGAATATCAGCCGGCAGATCATTCCATACCGAAGGTGCAGCGCTAGAAATCGTAGATTTGTTCCAAAAGAATGATCTCATCTTTTTAACTGGGCGGGTGATCGCCTTCTGCGGTCCCAACTTAAATGCAGAtggcggtggaggaggaggcggcaCAGGAGAAAGTAATGGTGACATTGGTGACTGAACTCTTGCAGATTGTGTTGATattggtggcggcggcggcggcggaggaggaggaggaggaggaggaggagaaggagaaggagaagcatCGGCACAAGGATTTTCAACACGACTTTGGTTAGGCAAGCGCAGCGCAGgtggaggcggtggtggcggcgggggaggcggaggaggaatTTTGGAAGGAGATTCGGAAGAGTCGGAAAAGGTAGGACGGGCAATAAAAGACATTATTGTGGAGgatagtggtggtggtggtggtggtggtggtggtggtggtagtggcgGGGACGGCGTTGACATCGAATGACTACTACTTAAGGTATGTATCTTGGGTTTacttggaggtggaggagggggagatTTCGCCTTAAACTCTTGTTCAGTCTTAGGCTTAGCAGCTAGACGAAGCTGCAGCTCGTCGATTTGTTTTTTTAGACTTGCTATTTGATCGTCTTTTTCTGTAAGACGCTGTATAGTATGATTTGCCATCATTTGAGCATCGACGTCTGCTGACTTAACACCATCTCGAGCTTCCTCTCTCGATAAAAATCTCGTATAAACAGACTCCAAAGCGCGTTTCAGGTAGATGATTTCTTTGTCCTTGATAGATATCATATTTTCCAATTCGGTGATCTGAAAAAGCAGTTAAGAAGACACCGCAACGTGTTGGCACACTACAAACCTTGGTCTTATATTTCGTCATTTCCTCCATCCAAGTATTCCACTTTATTCTATCACGCTCTCTTTTTGCGCGTTCATCCTAAGATGAAATGTGAGACAGACGATGCGTAGAGGCAGAGTAAACGCACTGATTCCCTTGACTCCCCACGATTCTGAGTTTTGAATTGATCCAGCTCGGTTTGAAGGTGAAGtacttgtttttctttctgaaCCAGACGTTGTACAAGTCCATGAAAATTTTGCTTGAAGAATAAAGTGAACAAGAATGTATTTAAGATTTGCCGGAAATTTCATACCTCAGGACCGGTTTTCTTCGTGTTGTCGGGATTGAACGTTTGTATACCAGTTGGGAGATATTTGAGCGCATTTGTTTCTGCAATTTGTTGATTCAATTCTTTACGAAGTTCTGCCCGCTACTCATCGAACAAAAGATAGAGTGGATAAACAAGGTTTCTCGTCAATAGATTGGGTCAAAATATTTACCTCATCGCTTAGTTCATCGACCTTGATGCGAAGGGATTCAACTTCCTGTTCGATGAAATCTCTGGATACGCTTTCATCAAGTGACTTTACTTCGACTTCTTGTCCAGTGATATGCTGGACTGATATTGAGAAGCGCTTTAGAAACACTTTCCAGTTTGCATCACTGAAAAAGTGAGCATCATTACGTAAAAAGCGTAAAGCAAAAAGATTCCTACAGCGTATCAAGCATCGCCGCCTGTTCGACAAAGCGGTCGAGAACAGTCATAAGATCCGCTTTGAGCTGGCTAGAAATGCAATAGATATAAGCAGATCAGAATAaagaagaataaaaaaagtTTTACAATTCGATATCTCTCTGCAAAAGTCGAGAGTAATGTTTCAGGATATCTAGCATTACAGGGTAAAGCTCGCCATGTTGCTTGACTAATTGGACCAAATCCTGCAGAACAACATCGGAGTCGGAAAGTGTTCGTTCATGACCCCAGCTTTGCTGACTCAATGAGCTTTGCTTTCGTTCTCGcatatcttcttcatcctcataCTTCTCCTCAGTGTACATATTCAATTGCGTTATCAAGGAATCCGGAGGTTTGATGTATCGCAGAGCCTACATCATAAATAATGCGCATTGTATATCCAAGTATGAGCGAGTATAAACGTACCACAATGAGTTCGTTCAAGCCTCTCCGACTAAATTCCTCTCGGAGAACCATACGatcttcaagttcttcgGGACAGTTGGTCAGGGCATTGATAAGCGCCATGGTCGCAATTCGTGCCTCCCATatcccttcttcttcattgccaaatccaaatccatcATCGCTCTCGCCGTCAATATCGACTTGAGGTAATCGAAGTGTGGACAACAATGTTTCAAAGCGAAAATCTTCGTCGAATGCAATACGGAAATCTGACATAGCAGCCAAGACAGCTTTATGGCCATCATCTATAGCCAGCATGCTGATGGCGGCGAGGAGCTCTGCGGCCAGCGTATGAGCCTTCAAAGACGACGTATGCAAAGCATAAGATATGTGTGTGATAACATTTGGAGAAACTAGCAATTGATTGAACCCAGGCTAGCAAGACCCCTAAGAGTTAGCATAAGTTAAAAGAAGTGAGAAGGTATAAACTGACTTCTGTATTGAGGAGCACTCGTAGACACTTTAGGACTTCCAGAAGAACGGTGATTTCAAGTTCACTGAGAACTCGTCTTTTACCACCTTTGCTGACCAAACTCGCCAACAGAGATCCCAGAGCAATTAACCCTTTCTCACTAACTACGAAATCTTGAATGAATGCCACTTTTGCAGTGGATAGATGAACCCGAAGCGTAATTAGATGCTTGACTAGCTTCATATCAGGTGCCTTTCCAATGCGAAGACCATCAATATACCACTTCGCCGATTTTGCGACCTCCTTACTGCCATATTTATCGACCGTCGTCAGTGATTTATCGCCGCCAGAGGATGTCCACCAATTAGCCCATAAGCTTCCTGTATTTTGCgattgaagaggtggaatATCTCCTGCGGCTTTTGCAATTTGGT
The sequence above is a segment of the Psilocybe cubensis strain MGC-MH-2018 chromosome 4, whole genome shotgun sequence genome. Coding sequences within it:
- a CDS encoding Formin-like protein 5; this translates as MPDTVIVPTVLPTGTLHFAEVPEGSYAQEVIDVLLQIDGLKEEILGHLEDEKWALQMIRSEQNGRVWEEEELNALGDGTIEANTLIAPILDNHNRTPESARRHFSSFPLTGHMHTPAFRLVSLHPHLSLNFSFTRVPEIHDGFEYKLYISRSTTVAVAITTIMEELGLAKSLPIPGAGNLEYVIEEVWYTDSAERASKLPEATILFDIVNFPYSANPFKSKASRRFRFCVPDEWYRRSKSRFASPAVAPSDSTINRLAALQESDDEEEEGTAKIGQQKVQERPKSASTVEQRGIVTQSRLSNLFEGWLGSPPSSPKRNSVVFSPENRKSVSEPRLLDKSSTTVDDNISESSDDGDEETFEKEFEEMLNDLGLKDEGRARMRVLPSDRKKYLLRQNKQFKATHQQVNANGTHPVHAASFGPSNAQALLPKLIPQLTGDAGLIRRFSIMGWGSGSTVSSPGLSTDSNSLNSEYNNNKPTSADQIAKAAGDIPPLQSQNTGSLWANWWTSSGGDKSLTTVDKYGSKEVAKSAKWYIDGLRIGKAPDMKLVKHLITLRVHLSTAKVAFIQDFVVSEKGLIALGSLLASLVSKGGKRRVLSELEITVLLEVLKCLRVLLNTEPGFNQLLVSPNVITHISYALHTSSLKAHTLAAELLAAISMLAIDDGHKAVLAAMSDFRIAFDEDFRFETLLSTLRLPQVDIDGESDDGFGFGNEEEGIWEARIATMALINALTNCPEELEDRMVLREEFSRRGLNELIVALRYIKPPDSLITQLNMYTEEKYEDEEDMRERKQSSLSQQSWGHERTLSDSDVVLQDLVQLVKQHGELYPVMLDILKHYSRLLQRDIEFQLKADLMTVLDRFVEQAAMLDTLDANWKVFLKRFSISVQHITGQEVEVKSLDESVSRDFIEQEVESLRIKVDELSDERAELRKELNQQIAETNALKYLPTGIQTFNPDNTKKTGPEQNFHGLVQRLVQKEKQVLHLQTELDQFKTQNRGESRESDERAKRERDRIKWNTWMEEMTKYKTKITELENMISIKDKEIIYLKRALESVYTRFLSREEARDGVKSADVDAQMMANHTIQRLTEKDDQIASLKKQIDELQLRLAAKPKTEQEFKAKSPPPPPPSKPKIHTLSSSHSMSTPSPPLPPPPPPPPPPPLSSTIMSFIARPTFSDSSESPSKIPPPPPPPPPPPPPALRLPNQSRVENPCADASPSPSPPPPPPPPPPPPPPPISTQSARVQSPMSPLLSPVPPPPPPPSAFKLGPQKAITRPVKKMRSFFWNKSTISSAAPSVWNDLPADIQVDLSDLESTFILDANPTNSPQKEAIKKQNVATVLDITRANNVSIMLSRIKLDCPQIRRSLLEIDDAALSLDALKALSKQLPTAEEMERLRSFDDISKLSKADQYFHEIMTIPRLSERLNCMQYRRNLDLDIEEIRPDLNVLRNASLELRSAVKFKQILRIVLLLGNTLNGATFRGGAKGFQLNSLLKLIETRTTKGGPDCPTLLHYLARVLLRKDPSLINFIDELPSIEAAARVSVQVALQTVNTLVTGLGQINEEIQNYHGNPSIPKNDRFIEVMQPFVHENAQTVDALKHMGQAIEAELRLLLTYYGETPDSPDAPKPEDFLGLVTSFSSSLQKCALEVHEAEMKLKTLSPPVLPTVAEDTEKTPNSVRITSNVILHMVILNILPQTLKVISNGEAKARLEIPEDSQQGLTIGKRSFGRGDLDQAIKDMKEGQRRMRPARPLSKIFFDGANAGGRS